The following coding sequences are from one Lolium rigidum isolate FL_2022 chromosome 6, APGP_CSIRO_Lrig_0.1, whole genome shotgun sequence window:
- the LOC124667238 gene encoding E3 ubiquitin-protein ligase ATL41-like — protein MSTSATMSMSGKASDPGSAWFATGSRSPAPAHNVRLIATAVAVFASVLGLALLLHLYICHVRRRNSRRRTAAAAAALAAEPKAPKTGLEPAAIAALPIAAYQEAGGEPGECAICLGAAQQGEAVRVLPSCAHVFHVDCVDTWLASSSSCPVCRAVVEPPPPPPSSSSATAAGSVHEKQIVVKEDVGTSGQPCGLGASLMKMLSRERPLAPRRPLQGDHLEMRLEDLESQLPQQQHSVNSN, from the coding sequence ATGTCGACGTCGGCGACCATGTCCATGTCGGGGAAGGCGAGCGACCCGGGCTCCGCGTGGTTCGCCACGGGCAGCAGGAGCCCGGCGCCGGCGCACAACGTGCGGCTCATCGCCACGGCGGTCGCCGTCTTCGCCTCCGTGCTCGGCCTCGCCCTGCTCCTGCACCTCTACATCTGCCACGTCCGCCGCCGCAACAGCAGGCGCCGCACCGCGGCTGCGGCCGCCGCCCTGGCGGCCGAGCCCAAGGCGCCCAAGACCGGGCTGGAGCCGGCCGCCATCGCGGCGCTGCCGATCGCCGCGTACCAGGAGGCCGGGGGCGAGCCGGGTGAGTGCGCCATCTGCCTCGGCGCGGCCCAGCAGGGCGAGGCGGTGCGCGTGCTGCCGTCCTGCGCACACGTCTTCCACGTCGACTGCGTCGACACGTGGCTCGCATCCAGCTCGTCATGCCCCGTCTGCCGCGCCGTggtggagccgccgccgccgcctccatcatcGTCGTCTGCAACCGCGGCAGGGTCGGTGCATGAGAAGCAGATAGTGGTGAAGGAGGACGTTGGCACCTCAGGGCAGCCATGTGGGCTGGGCGCGTCGCTGATGAAGATGCTGAGCAGGGAGAGGCCGTTGGCGCCTAGGAGGCCGCTGCAGGGTGACCATTTGGAAATGCGTCTGGAGGACTTGGAGAGTCAGCTGCCACAGCAGCAACACTCTGTGAATAGCAATTAG